A genomic window from Vitis riparia cultivar Riparia Gloire de Montpellier isolate 1030 chromosome 18, EGFV_Vit.rip_1.0, whole genome shotgun sequence includes:
- the LOC117907950 gene encoding rop guanine nucleotide exchange factor 1-like, with translation MGNGSSEEEFDERSEQLESYSLSADVSECESLSGFSCDGDGYGGGAVSSLNYSPLVRPEVGVNSSFRAPPPLTSPAFGGGHVVIPPRKPEKELSEVELIKERFAKLLLGEDMSGGGKGISTALAISNAITNLSATVFGELWKLEPLAPEKKLMWHREMEWLLCVSDSIVELIPSVQEFPGGEGTFEVMVTRPRSDLYINLPALKKVDAMLLSMLDDFSDSEFYYVDRGVIVSGADNCERHSLSSPSGRPSIRQEEKWWLPFPRVPPNGLPESVTNRLQQCKEWTNQILKAAMAINSSVLAEMEIPDVYLDSLPKSGKACLGETIYRSITARQFSPECLLDYLDLSSEYTTLEIANRIEAAIHIWRQKYLKRHTNHTKAGRSSWGGKVKVLVGYMEKNKLLAQRAETILQNLRLRFPGLPQTALDMAKIQYNKDVGQSILESYSRVMESLAFNIMARIDDLLYIDDATKFRAVAEPISLFKQDGYGDGCPLRRQILPSPFSIQNTSYVSQITAPASYSSAMKENRDGNPIDRN, from the exons ATGGGGAATGGTTCGAGCGAAGAGGAGTTTGATGAACGAAGCGAGCAGCTCGAGAGTTACAGTCTGAGCGCGGATGTGAGCGAGTGTGAGAGTTTGAGTGGCTTTTCGTGTGACGGTGACGGTTACGGAGGAGGGGCTGTTTCTTCTCTGAACTACTCGCCGCTCGTCCGACCGGAGGTTGGAGTGAATTCCAGTTTCAGAGCGCCACCTCCGTTAACTTCGCCGGCTTTTGGTGGTGGACATGTGGTGATTCCGCCACGGAAGCCGGAGAAAGAGTTGTCCG aagttgaattaataaaggAGCGGTTTGCAAAGCTTCTGCTTGGGGAAGATATGTCAGGCGGAGGGAAAGGAATTTCTACTGCACTTGCCATCTCCAATGCCATCACAAATCTTTctg CTACTGTATTTGGGGAGCTATGGAAGTTGGAGCCATTGGCGCCAGAGAAGAAGTTGATGTGGCACCGAGAGATGGAATGGCTTTTATGTGTGAGTGATTCCATCGTCGAGCTCATTCCATCAGTGCAAGAATTCCCAGGTGGTGAGGGAACCTTTGAGGTTATGGTGACTCGGCCACGCTCTGATCTCTATATTAACCTTCCAGCACTTAAGAAAGTCGATGCAATGCTGCTTAGCATGCTAGATGATTTCTCTGATTCTGAATTCTATTATGTCGATCGTGGGGTAATTGTTTCTGGTGCTGATAATTGTGAAAGGCATTCTCTGTCTTCGCCATCAGGTAGGCCTTCAATTAGGCAGGAAGAGAAGTGGTGGCTCCCATTCCCTAGGGTCCCGCCAAATGGTTTGCCAGAAAGTGTAACAAATAGATTGCAGCAGTGCAAGGAATGGACGAATCAGATCCTCAAGGCGGCCATGGCAATTAATAGCAGTGTGCTGGCGGAGATGGAAATCCCAGATGTTTACTTGGACAGCCTGCCCAAG AGTGGAAAAGCTTGCTTAGGTGAAACCATCTATCGTTCTATAACAGCTCGTCAATTCTCCCCAGAATGTCTTCTTGATTATCTAGATCTCTCGTCAGAGTACACCACTCTGGAGATAGCAAATAGAATAGAGGCTGCTATTCACATTTGGAGGCAGAAGTACTTGAAAAGGCATACAAATCATACAAAGGCTGGGAGATCATCATGGGGTGGCAAGGTCAAGGTCCTTGTTGGTTATATGGAAAAGAATAAGCTTCTAGCTCAACGGGCTGAAACAATCTTGCAGAACTTAAGGCTCCGGTTCCCTGGCCTCCCACAAACTGCTTTGGATATGGCCAAGATTCAATACAACAAG GATGTGGGGCAATCAATCCTCGAGAGCTACTCCAGGGTGATGGAAAGCTTAGCCTTCAACATAATGGCGAGAATAGATGATCTTCTATACATAGATGATGCCACAAAATTTCGTGCAGTCGCAGAGCCCATTTCTCTGTTCAAGCAGGATGGATATGGTGATGGTTGTCCCCTACGAAGGCAGATTTTACCTAGCCCCTTCTCTATCCAAAACACTTCCTATGTCTCTCAAATTACTGCACCGGCATCTTATTCCTCTGCTATGAAGGAGAACAGAGATGGGAACCCAATCGATAGGAATTAA
- the LOC117907846 gene encoding probable alpha-amylase 2 isoform X2: MKVSRVIMVQRYAMEEKYFFRMTDRPASQGFNWESHKHDWWRNLEKKVPDIAKSGFTSVWLPPASQSFSPEGYLPQNLYSLNSSYGSEHLLKNLLQKLNQHKVRAMADIVINHRVGTTQGHGGMYNRYDGIPLSWNEHAVTSCTGGLGNRSSGANFHGVPNIDHTQNFVRNDLIGWLKWLRGVGFQDFRFDFARGYSAKYVKEYIEGARPIFSVGEYWDPCNYNNNGLDYNQDSHRQRIVNWIDGTGQLSAAFDFTTKGILQEAVKGQFWRLRDRQGKPPGVMGWWPSRAVTFIDNHDTGSTQAHWPFPMNHLMEGYAYILTHPGIPTVFYDHFYDWAGSIHNEIAKLIAVRKEQDIHSRSSIKILEAQPNLYSAIIGDKVCMKIGDGSWCPGGREWTLATSGQRYAVWKK, from the exons ATGAAAGTCAGCAGAGTGATTATG GTGCAGCGCTACGCAATGGAAGAGAAATACTTTTTCAG AATGACTGACAGACCTGCTTCACAGGGATTCAACTGGGAGTCCCATAAACATGATTGGTGgagaaatttagaaaagaagGTTCCTGATATTGCAAAATCTGGGTTTACATCAGTATGGTTGCCACCAGCATCTCAGTCTTTCTCACCAGAAG GTTACCTTCCTCAGAACCTTTATTCCCTTAATTCTTCATATGGTTCTGAGCACCTATTAAAAAATCTACTTCAAAAATTGAACCAGCACAAAGTTAGAGCAATGGCTGACATAGTTATCAATCATCGTGTTGGTACTACCCAAGGACATGGTGGAATGTACAACCGTTATGATGGAATACCATTATCATGGAATGAACATGCTGTTACATCTTGTACTGGGGGACTG GGTAATCGAAGCAGTGGCGCCAACTTCCACGGGGTTCCAAATATTGATCATACCCAAAATTTTGTTCGAAACGACCTTATAGGTTGGCTAAAGTGGCTACGTGGTGTTGGCTTTCAAGATTTTCGTTTTGATTTTGCAAGAGG TTATTCGGCAAAATATGTGAAGGAGTATATTGAAGGCGCAAGACCAATATTTTCTGTTGGGGAGTACTGGGATCCTTGCAACTACAATAATAATGGGTTGGACTACAACCAAG ATAGTCATAGACAACGGATTGTCAATTGGATTGATGGCACAGGACAACTTTCAGCTGCATTTGACTTCACAACAAAGGGAATCCTTCAG GAGGCGGTAAAGGGACAGTTCTGGCGTCTGCGTGACCGACAAGGAAAACCACCAGGTGTAATGGGTTGGTGGCCTTCAAGGGCTGTCACATTCATAGATAACCATGATACAGGCTCAACACAG gctcattggcctttcccTATGAATCATCTCATGGAG GGCTATGCATATATACTCACACATCCTGGTATACCAACAGTTTTCTATGACCATTTCTATGACTGGGCTGGCTCCATTCACAATGAAATTGCAAAGCTG ATTGCTGTTAGGAAGGAGCAGGACATTCACAGTCGATCATCTATCAAGATCTTGGAGGCCCAGCCCAACCTCTACTCCGCTATCATTGGAGACAAAGTATGCATGAAGATTGGGGATGGCTCGTGGTGCCCAGGAGGCAGGGAGTGGACCCTTGCAACCAGTGGCCAAAGATACGCCGTATGGAAAAAGTAA
- the LOC117907846 gene encoding probable alpha-amylase 2 isoform X1, with translation MGYMNNGFDESQQSDYGAALRNGREILFQGFNWESHKHDWWRNLEKKVPDIAKSGFTSVWLPPASQSFSPEGYLPQNLYSLNSSYGSEHLLKNLLQKLNQHKVRAMADIVINHRVGTTQGHGGMYNRYDGIPLSWNEHAVTSCTGGLGNRSSGANFHGVPNIDHTQNFVRNDLIGWLKWLRGVGFQDFRFDFARGYSAKYVKEYIEGARPIFSVGEYWDPCNYNNNGLDYNQDSHRQRIVNWIDGTGQLSAAFDFTTKGILQEAVKGQFWRLRDRQGKPPGVMGWWPSRAVTFIDNHDTGSTQAHWPFPMNHLMEGYAYILTHPGIPTVFYDHFYDWAGSIHNEIAKLIAVRKEQDIHSRSSIKILEAQPNLYSAIIGDKVCMKIGDGSWCPGGREWTLATSGQRYAVWKK, from the exons ATGGGTTACATGAATAAC GGTTTTGATGAAAGTCAGCAGAGTGATTATG GTGCAGCGCTACGCAATGGAAGAGAAATACTTTTTCAG GGATTCAACTGGGAGTCCCATAAACATGATTGGTGgagaaatttagaaaagaagGTTCCTGATATTGCAAAATCTGGGTTTACATCAGTATGGTTGCCACCAGCATCTCAGTCTTTCTCACCAGAAG GTTACCTTCCTCAGAACCTTTATTCCCTTAATTCTTCATATGGTTCTGAGCACCTATTAAAAAATCTACTTCAAAAATTGAACCAGCACAAAGTTAGAGCAATGGCTGACATAGTTATCAATCATCGTGTTGGTACTACCCAAGGACATGGTGGAATGTACAACCGTTATGATGGAATACCATTATCATGGAATGAACATGCTGTTACATCTTGTACTGGGGGACTG GGTAATCGAAGCAGTGGCGCCAACTTCCACGGGGTTCCAAATATTGATCATACCCAAAATTTTGTTCGAAACGACCTTATAGGTTGGCTAAAGTGGCTACGTGGTGTTGGCTTTCAAGATTTTCGTTTTGATTTTGCAAGAGG TTATTCGGCAAAATATGTGAAGGAGTATATTGAAGGCGCAAGACCAATATTTTCTGTTGGGGAGTACTGGGATCCTTGCAACTACAATAATAATGGGTTGGACTACAACCAAG ATAGTCATAGACAACGGATTGTCAATTGGATTGATGGCACAGGACAACTTTCAGCTGCATTTGACTTCACAACAAAGGGAATCCTTCAG GAGGCGGTAAAGGGACAGTTCTGGCGTCTGCGTGACCGACAAGGAAAACCACCAGGTGTAATGGGTTGGTGGCCTTCAAGGGCTGTCACATTCATAGATAACCATGATACAGGCTCAACACAG gctcattggcctttcccTATGAATCATCTCATGGAG GGCTATGCATATATACTCACACATCCTGGTATACCAACAGTTTTCTATGACCATTTCTATGACTGGGCTGGCTCCATTCACAATGAAATTGCAAAGCTG ATTGCTGTTAGGAAGGAGCAGGACATTCACAGTCGATCATCTATCAAGATCTTGGAGGCCCAGCCCAACCTCTACTCCGCTATCATTGGAGACAAAGTATGCATGAAGATTGGGGATGGCTCGTGGTGCCCAGGAGGCAGGGAGTGGACCCTTGCAACCAGTGGCCAAAGATACGCCGTATGGAAAAAGTAA
- the LOC117907102 gene encoding pentatricopeptide repeat-containing protein At2g33680: MTPPSNRSFFTALLQYTHNRSLQKGKALHAQIIKSSSSSCVYIANSLVNLYAKCQRLREAKFVFERIQNKDVVSWNCIINGYSQHGPSGSSHVMELFQRMRAENTAPNAHTFAGVFTAASNLVDAAGGRLAHAVAIKMDSCRDVFVGSSLMNMYCKAGLTPEARKVFDTMPERNSVSWATMISGYASQKLAAEALGLFGLMRREEEGENEFVFTSVLSALALPELVNNGKQIHCIAVKDGLLSIVSVGNALVTMYAKCGSLDDALQTFETSSDKNSITWSAMITGYAQSGDSDKALKLFSSMHLSGIRPSEFTFVGVINACSDLGAAWEGKQVHDYLLKLGFETQIYVMTALVDMYAKCSSIVDARKGFDYLQEPDIVLWTSMIGGYVQNSENEDALSLYGRMEMEGILPNELTMASVLKACSSLAALEQGKQIHARTVKYGFGLEVPIGSALSTMYAKCGCLKDGTLVFRRMPARDVISWNAMISGLSQNGRGKEALELFEEMQLEGTKPDYVTFVNILSACSHMGLVERGWGYFRMMFYEFGMDPRVEHYACMVDILSRAGKLKEAIEFTESAIIDHGMCLWRIILGACRNYHNYELGAYAGEKLMELGSQESSAYVLLSSIYSALGRWEDVERVRRMMKLRGVSKEPGCSWIELKSGVHVFVVKDQMHPQIGDIHVELRQLSKQMKDEGYEPATDSFSSAL; encoded by the coding sequence ATGACTCCACCTTCAAATCGCTCATTCTTTACAGCACTTCTGCAATACACCCACAACAGAAGTCTCCAAAAGGGCAAGGCCCTCCACGCCCAAATCATCAAATCCAGTTCTTCTTCCTGCGTATACATCGCTAACAGCCTTGTCAACTTGTACGCCAAGTGCCAACGCTTACGCGAAGCCAAGTTTGTTTTCGAGCGTATACAAAACAAGGACGTCGTCTCATGGAACTGCATCATCAATGGCTACTCTCAACATGGCCCCAGTGGCTCTTCCCATGTCATGGAACTCTTCCAGCGGATGAGGGCCGAGAACACCGCCCCGAATGCCCACACTTTTGCTGGCGTTTTCACCGCCGCCTCCAACTTGGTGGACGCAGCCGGTGGCAGATTAGCTCACGCGGTGGCAATAAAAATGGATAGTTGTCGTGACGTATTTGTGGGTAGTTCTTTGATGAATATGTATTGTAAAGCCGGTCTTACCCCGGAGGCTCGCAAGGTGTTTGATACAATGCCGGAGAGGAATTCGGTTTCTTGGGCGACGATGATTTCTGGGTACGCATCACAGAAGCTTGCTGCTGAAGCATTGGGGTTGTTTGGGTTGATGAGGAGGGAAGAGGAGGGCGAGAATGAGTTTGTGTTCACTAGCGTTCTTAGTGCATTGGCGCTGCCTGAGTTGGTCAATAATGGTAAGCAAATTCATTGTATTGCGGTTAAAGATGGGCTGTTGTCGATTGTGTCCGTTGGGAATGCTCTCGTTACAATGTATGCAAAATGTGGGAGTTTGGATGATGCACTTCAAACGTTCGAGACGTCAAGTGATAAGAATTCTATTACATGGTCAGCGATGATCACTGGTTATGCACAATCTGGGGATTCTGATAAGGCCTTGAAGCTGTTTTCAAGTATGCATCTTTCGGGAATTAGGCCTAGTGAGTTCACATTCGTTGGGGTTATTAATGCTTGCAGTGATCTTGGTGCTGCTTGGGAAGGAAAGCAAGTGCATGATTATTTGCTGAAGCTGGGATTTGAAACCCAAATATATGTAATGACAGCTCTTGTTGATATGTACGCGAAATGCAGCAGCATAGTTGATGCTAGGAAGGGTTTTGATTATTTGCAAGAGCCTGATATTGTTTTGTGGACTTCCATGATTGGAGGGTATGTACAAAATAGCGAGAATGAAGACGCTCTGAGTTTATATGGTAGAATGGAGATGGAGGGTATTTTGCCCAATGAGCTAACTATGGCTAGTGTTCTAAAAGCCTGTTCAAGCCTTGCTGCCTTGGAACAAGGAAAGCAAATTCATGCCCGTACTGTTAAGTATGGATTTGGTCTAGAAGTTCCAATTGGAAGTGCTCTTTCGACCATGTATGCCAAGTGTGGGTGTCTCAAAGATGGCACGCTTGTCTTTAGGAGGATGCCTGCAAGGGATGTAATATCATGGAATGCAATGATATCTGGGCTCTCCCAAAATGGACGTGGTAAGGAAGCTCTAGAACTCTTCGAGGAGATGCAATTAGAGGGCACAAAGCCAGACTATGTTACCTTTGTTAACATTCTCTCTGCATGTAGCCACATGGGATTGGTGGAAAGAGGATGGGGTTATTTCAGGATGATGTTTTATGAATTTGGTATGGACCCCAGAGTAGAGCACTATGCTTGCATGGTTGATATTCTGAGCCGTGCAGGAAAGCTCAAAGAAGCAATAGAGTTCACCGAATCGGCTATTATTGATCATGGAATGTGTTTATGGCGTATTATATTAGGTGCTTGTCGGAACTACCATAATTACGAGTTAGGAGCCTATGCAGGGGAGAAACTGATGGAGTTGGGCTCCCAAGAGTCATCTGCTTATGTGTTGCTGTCTAGTATCTATTCTGCCTTGGGCAGGTGGGAAGATGTGGAAAGGGTCAGGAGGATGATGAAACTCCGGGGAGTGAGTAAGGAGCCTGGTTGTAGCTGGATTGAGCTCAAGAGTGGGGTTCATGTTTTTGTTGTCAAAGACCAGATGCATCCACAGATTGGAGATATACATGTTGAGCTACGACAGTTAAGCAAACAAATGAAGGACGAAGGTTATGAACCTGCCACTGATTCATTTTCTTCTGCTTTATGA
- the LOC117907103 gene encoding tRNA pseudouridine synthase A-like: MEIQEPDPKRPKMSQTTTTSDDEDCDTTTATKKPRYKRRKIAIFFAYCGVGYQGMQKNPGAKTIEGDLEEALFFSGAVPEQDRGHPKRFDWARSARTDKGVSAVGQVVSGRFYIDPPGLVERLNSNLPPQFRIFGFKRVTASFNAKKFCDRRRYVYLIPVFALDPSSHPDRESVLASVGSENELVKCLECSERGRKVVGIMGKRSFESKVSVDDREDVEGESKNIVQLGIPSNDEAAILNSEVQEEIKATSNNNNIDANNSISEMIKEEAAILSSEVDAEIINGENSISEPVKVGAAILKSEAKEESMASSDNRHDGNSISQPIKEGSCFQDNGTSESTPDSRASAQNEPGVSHSEQSDKGKNKLEKGSGFCYGDKERERFNRILGHYVGTHNFHNFTTRIKAEDPSAQRFIVSFDGNTIVTVEGIEFVKCEVVGQSFMLHQIRKMIGLAVAIMRNVAPESLLETALLKDVNINVPTAPEVGLYLDECFFSSYNKKWRDSHEEVSMKAYAEEAEEFKMKHIYSHIAATEHKEGVVALWLHSLNHRNYPDLCIGDNGAASDGKNGEEETMAD; encoded by the exons ATGGAAATCCAGGAGCCGGACCCCAAAAGACCAAAAATGTCCCAAACCACCACCACCTCCGATGACGAAGACTGCGACACCACCACCGCGACCAAAAAGCCCAGATACAAGCGCCGCAAGATCGCCATCTTCTTCGCATACTGTGGCGTGGGCTACCAAGGCATGCAGAAAAACCCCGGAGCCAAAACCATCGAAGGGGACCTCGAAGAAGCCCTCTTCTTCTCGGGCGCCGTCCCCGAGCAAGACCGCGGACACCCCAAGCGATTCGACTGGGCTCGGTCCGCTCGAACCGATAAGGGCGTCAGCGCAGTGGGTCAAGTAGTCTCAGGCCGGTTCTACATTGATCCACCCGGCCTAGTCGAGCGCCTGAATTCGAATCTCCCTCCCCAGTTTCGGATCTTTGGGTTTAAGCGAGTGACGGCGTCGTTTAATGCCAAGAAATTCTGTGATCGCAGGAGGTATGTGTATCTTATTCCAGTGTTTGCTCTTGATCCCAGTTCGCATCCTGATAGAGAGAGTGTCTTGGCTAGTGTGGGGTCTGAAAATGAGCTTGTTAAGTGCTTGGAGTGTTCTGAGAGAGGTCGTAAAGTCGTAGGTATAATGGGTAAACGTAGTTTCGAATCGAAAGTTTCAGTAGATGATAGGGAAGATGTAGAAGGTGAATCTAAAAACATTGTTCAGTTGGGCATTCCATCGAACGATGAAGCTGCAATATTGAACTCTGAAGTACAAGAAGAGATTAAGGCCACTTCAAACAACAACAACATAGATGCTAATAATTCAATTTCTGAAATGATAAAGGAAGAAGCCGCAATCTTGAGCTCTGAAGTTGATGCAGAGATTATCAATGGTGAAAATTCAATTTCTGAACCCGTCAAGGTAGGAGCTGCAATATTGAAATCTGAAGCTAAAGAAGAGAGTATGGCTTCCTCGGACAACAGACATGATGGTAATTCAATCTCTCAACCTATAAAGGAAGGCTCGTGTTTTCAGGACAATGGGACCTCTGAATCGACCCCTGATAGTAGGGCTTCTGCACAAAACGAGCCTGGTGTTTCTCATTCTGAACAGTCTGACAAGGGAAAGAAtaagcttgagaagggaagtggGTTTTGTTATGGCGACAAGGAGAGGGAGAGATTCAATAGAATTCTGGGTCATTATGTTGGAACTCATAACTTCCACAACTTCACCACCAGAATTAAAGCCGAGGATCCCTCCGCCCAACGCTTCATTGTTTCATTTGATGGCAACACCATTGTCACTGTAGAAGGCATCGAATTTGTGAAGTGTGAAGTTGTGGGGCAGAGCTTCATGCTTCATCAGATTCGGAAGATGATTGGTCTTGCAGTAGCAATCATGAGAAACGTTGCCCCTGAGTCCTTGCTAGAAACAGCTCTACTAAA GGATGTTAACATCAATGTGCCCACGGCCCCTGAAGTTGGCTTATACCTGGACGAGTGTTTCTTCTCATCCTACAACAAGAAATGGAGAGACAGCCATGAAGAGGTATCCATGAAAGCCTATGCAGAAGAGGCAGAAGAGTTCAAGATGAAGCATATCTACTCCCATATCGCAGCAACAGAACATAAGGAAGGAGTTGTGGCCCTCTGGCTGCATTCTCTGAACCACCGCAACTACCCCGATTTATGCATTGGGGACAATGGAGCTGCCTCTGATGGGAAAAACGGTGAAGAGGAAACAATGGCTGACTGA